CTCTATATAATCCTGAAACCATTCTTTCAATAAACCTGATATTTTATCGAAAGAACGTTTATTGGATTCTATATAAAGTATGCGAACGATTTCTTCTTTTTCTAAGTCCACATACCTTATTTCTCAGATTGCATAAATTTGTGAAGCGCCTCTTGAAACGAAAAGGAAAATCTTCCCATTAAATAGCGAAACGCCTGCAGAACCACATCCGGGCGAGGGGGATCTCCTCCGATGAAAAGATCCGGCTCTTTCGGGCGTTTTCCTTTGGGATAGAGCCCTCCGCTCACGGCTTCCGTACCGCAGGCAATCAATGCTTTGGGTCCCGCCATCACTTCCCAGGCGTCCGATAGCGGGCCTTCCATTCCTTTCGACACAGGCCCCGAAAACACAACCGCATCGGCATGTTTGGGACTTGCTACGATACGAACCCCTTCTCTTTCCGAATCGAAAACGGAGTTGAAGGATGCATTTAACTCGCATTCTACGGAGTTGTTTCCTGCAGCGGCCACTTCGCGGTATAAAAATCCGTTCGT
The nucleotide sequence above comes from Leptospira kobayashii. Encoded proteins:
- a CDS encoding 4Fe-4S dicluster domain-containing protein, with amino-acid sequence MRSLLEIKNIFSPSQIIHWKKASPVHPKNRGIPVPTLKIKEGGCNECKACETECPTHSVKILSNESIRFDYGACLQCGSCVTACSKDYIKNSGFLYAFSKDRDSLRITYTNGEFTPEPEPADTPEVAAFRKLTHTNGFLYREVAAAGNNSVECELNASFNSVFDSEREGVRIVASPKHADAVVFSGPVSKGMEGPLSDAWEVMAGPKALIACGTEAVSGGLYPKGKRPKEPDLFIGGDPPRPDVVLQAFRYLMGRFSFSFQEALHKFMQSEK